One genomic segment of Anguilla anguilla isolate fAngAng1 chromosome 2, fAngAng1.pri, whole genome shotgun sequence includes these proteins:
- the dkk1b gene encoding dickkopf-related protein 1b translates to MLRVSVPVFVVFCCTMGLYSENAHAGSILLNSNAIKNLPGGVANPSHPVSASPDVLPFDSGSQNMAIDTLQPTSCVVDEDCGDEEFCYGSRGDCLPCKKRRKRCIRDAMCCPGNHCSNGVCLPNDSDTAQHTGAEEAVSVTFVQDDNSTVEVNSKRASQGKLQSLKGQEGENCLRSTDCSEGLCCARHFWSKICKPVLKEGQVCTKHRRKGTHGLEIFQRCDCAHGLSCRTQKGENNSKGSRSLHTCQRH, encoded by the exons ATGTTGCGAGTTTCGGTacctgtgtttgttgttttttgctgtACTATGGGCTTGTACTCCGAGAATGCCCATGCCGGGTCAATTCTACTCAACTCTAATGCTATCAAAAACCTCCCCGGAGGGGTTGCAAATCCCAGCCACCCGGTCAGCGCGAGCCCAGACGTTCTACCTTTTGACAGCGGCAGTCAGAACATGGCGATTGATACTTTACAG CCTACAAGTTGCGTGGTCGACGAAGATTGCGGTGATGAAGAGTTTTGCTACGGATCCAGAGGCGACTGTCTTCCATGCAAGAAACGTAGGAAACGTTGTATCCGGGACGCTATGTGCTGCCCTGGCAACCACTGCAGCAACG GAGTGTGTTTGCCCAATGACTCTGACACTGCTCAACACACTGGTGCTGAAGAGGCTGTGTCTGTCACTTTCGTGCAAGACGATAACTCAACAGTGGAAGTAAATTCCAAGCGTGCATCCCAGGGGAAATTGCAATCACTCAAAG GTCAGGAGGGTGAGAACTGTTTGAGGTCCACAGACTGCTCAGAGGGACTCTGCTGCGCCCGTCACTTTTGGTCCAAAATCTGCAAACCTGTTCTGAAGGAGGGACAAGTGTGCACCAAGCATCGCAGGAAAGGCACCCATGGCTTGGAGATATTCCAGCGCTGCGACTGTGCGCACGGCCTTTCTTGCCGAACGCAGAAGGGAGAGAACAACAGCAAGGGTTCTCGGAGTCTCCACACTTGCCAAAGACACTGA